A single genomic interval of Zobellia nedashkovskayae harbors:
- a CDS encoding carbamoyltransferase family protein: MIILGLNYYFHDSTACIVKDGKLIAAIEEERLNRDKHTQAFPVMAIDRCLKLADLSYEDIDHIAVSIKPTTNWKQKVVFLLKHLGSFMPFIGHYLVNAYAKQRRFWIWYRQHFKTKEEGPKVHFIEHHLTHVAGSFFVSPYEEAALLGIDGSGEWATSWLGYGKNNTVTRFEQSYFPHSLGSFYEAVTEFCGFRPNYDEGKTMGLAPMGNPNTFINEVRKLVTVDKSGKIKIDLSYFNYQHIVGKRCSDKFYKTFGRPRIHGEEFEQHHMDVAAAFQKVLEERLLEICDILYQKTNAKFLVLSGGVSLNSVVNGRIVRESPFEDIYVMPAAGDNGTAIGAAYYLYNGILGNQRNFVHDDPYVGTSYTNEEIKKVIDGAKLEAEYIDDICQKTADLLAEGNIIGWFQGPMEIGPRALGSRSILANPAFPQMKDKINAEVKFREAYRPFAPSALVESYKDFFDLKVEAPFMLKVCNVLEDKQHLIPSITHVDGSARLQTVKKELHPRYHEVIEKLGERTGIPVVLNTSFNIQGEPVVESPKDALRCFYSTGLDYLAIGNYLLSKRNS, encoded by the coding sequence ATGATCATATTGGGGCTTAACTATTATTTTCATGATTCAACGGCTTGTATAGTAAAAGACGGAAAACTAATAGCTGCAATTGAAGAAGAGCGATTAAACAGAGATAAGCATACACAAGCCTTTCCTGTAATGGCCATTGATCGTTGTTTAAAATTGGCCGATTTATCATATGAAGATATTGATCATATTGCAGTTTCCATAAAACCAACCACCAATTGGAAACAGAAAGTGGTCTTTCTCTTAAAACATCTTGGTAGTTTTATGCCTTTTATTGGTCATTACCTAGTAAATGCCTATGCCAAACAACGCCGTTTTTGGATATGGTACAGGCAACATTTTAAAACAAAGGAAGAAGGTCCAAAGGTTCATTTTATAGAACACCATCTTACTCACGTGGCGGGTTCATTTTTTGTATCGCCTTACGAAGAGGCTGCTCTTTTGGGAATTGATGGTTCTGGTGAGTGGGCCACTTCTTGGTTAGGTTATGGAAAGAACAATACGGTAACCCGTTTTGAACAAAGTTACTTTCCACATTCCTTGGGTTCTTTTTACGAAGCGGTTACCGAATTTTGTGGTTTTAGACCCAACTACGATGAAGGAAAAACAATGGGATTGGCTCCTATGGGAAACCCCAATACTTTTATTAATGAAGTAAGAAAACTTGTTACCGTAGATAAAAGCGGGAAAATAAAAATTGACCTAAGCTATTTTAACTATCAGCATATTGTCGGTAAAAGGTGTTCGGATAAATTCTATAAAACTTTTGGTAGGCCACGCATACACGGTGAAGAATTTGAACAACATCATATGGATGTAGCGGCTGCCTTTCAAAAAGTATTGGAAGAACGTCTATTGGAAATATGCGACATTCTATATCAGAAAACAAATGCTAAATTTTTAGTACTCTCGGGCGGCGTTTCATTAAACAGCGTTGTAAACGGAAGGATTGTTAGGGAGAGTCCGTTTGAAGATATATACGTAATGCCCGCTGCAGGGGACAATGGTACAGCCATTGGAGCAGCCTATTACTTATATAATGGTATTTTGGGCAATCAGAGAAACTTTGTGCATGATGACCCCTACGTAGGAACAAGTTATACTAATGAAGAAATAAAAAAAGTCATTGACGGAGCTAAACTAGAAGCCGAGTACATAGACGATATCTGTCAAAAAACAGCTGATTTATTGGCAGAAGGAAATATTATAGGATGGTTTCAAGGTCCTATGGAGATTGGTCCCAGAGCATTAGGTAGCCGAAGTATTTTGGCAAACCCTGCCTTTCCGCAAATGAAAGATAAAATCAATGCCGAAGTGAAATTTAGGGAAGCCTATAGGCCCTTTGCACCCTCTGCTCTTGTAGAATCATATAAAGATTTTTTTGATTTGAAAGTAGAAGCTCCTTTTATGCTTAAGGTTTGTAATGTTTTAGAAGATAAACAACATTTAATACCTTCCATTACACATGTTGATGGTAGTGCACGATTACAAACGGTAAAGAAAGAATTGCATCCCAGATATCATGAAGTAATTGAAAAGTTAGGAGAAAGAACCGGAATTCCCGTTGTGCTAAATACAAGTTTTAATATTCAAGGTGAACCTGTTGTAGAATCCCCAAAAGATGCGTTACGATGTTTTTATTCTACAGGATTAGATTACTTGGCAATAGGTAATTATCTATTGAGCAAGCGAAATAGTTGA
- a CDS encoding alpha/beta hydrolase, producing MKKIIFLTVFAMSVNVFSQDTIIPLWPKDKIPNHVVSNEKEEHVIEDILRISKVQEPTIEVYLPSKKNATGQAMVIFPGGGYRILAYDWEGIDIAKFLNSKGIAGIVVKYRLPSPVSQTNQEDVPLIDAQRALRLVRSKAEEFNIDPNKIGAMGFSAGGHLASTLGTHFNEKVYTPIDEADKLSARPDFLTLCYPVITFNQSSTHKGSQNNLLGDNPKQGAVDRFSNEKQVSANTPPTFLLHATDDTSVPVENSLVFYKALVENKVPAALHVFPTGGHGFALGLQDPYLRTWPELLFGWMESLK from the coding sequence ATGAAAAAAATCATATTCCTTACGGTATTTGCAATGAGTGTAAACGTATTTTCACAAGACACCATAATACCTTTATGGCCAAAAGACAAGATACCTAACCACGTAGTATCTAATGAAAAAGAAGAGCATGTAATAGAAGATATTTTACGCATTAGTAAAGTGCAAGAGCCAACAATTGAGGTGTATTTGCCTTCAAAAAAGAATGCTACTGGCCAAGCAATGGTTATTTTCCCTGGAGGCGGATATCGTATTTTAGCCTATGATTGGGAAGGTATTGACATAGCCAAATTCTTAAATAGTAAGGGCATAGCCGGTATTGTAGTCAAATACCGTTTACCATCACCAGTATCTCAGACTAATCAAGAAGATGTACCTTTAATTGACGCCCAACGTGCATTGCGGTTAGTGAGAAGTAAAGCAGAAGAGTTTAATATAGACCCCAATAAAATTGGCGCTATGGGCTTTTCCGCGGGTGGACATTTGGCATCTACATTAGGAACTCATTTTAATGAAAAAGTATATACACCAATTGATGAAGCAGATAAATTAAGCGCAAGACCAGATTTTCTGACGTTATGTTACCCGGTAATTACTTTTAATCAATCATCTACTCACAAAGGTTCTCAGAATAATTTATTGGGGGATAATCCTAAACAAGGAGCAGTTGATCGTTTTAGTAATGAGAAACAAGTATCGGCTAATACGCCGCCTACCTTTTTACTGCATGCTACTGATGATACATCTGTTCCCGTAGAAAATAGCTTGGTATTTTACAAGGCGTTGGTAGAAAACAAGGTTCCTGCTGCATTACACGTGTTTCCTACAGGAGGTCACGGTTTTGCTTTGGGGTTACAAGACCCATATTTAAGAACCTGGCCAGAGCTTTTATTTGGATGGATGGAGAGTCTAAAGTAG
- a CDS encoding M15 family metallopeptidase, with protein MRNFYSTLILFVFFMSCGDKPKAEKNVEKNEGVTTQQVDTVVKEKEVPKKIFKTFDKLADTTFVRLADFSDGFGYELRYATKNNFLKEKVYDCPECYTRVITAKALLKANEDFKKSGVRIKFFDCYRPNSVQYKMWKIVPNPQYVANPKKGSIHNKGGAVDITLESLDGEELDMGTDFDFFGKRAYHDNFDLPKEILENRKLLKETMEKHGFWSTRTEWWHYNLDGAHKYPIANFKWDCN; from the coding sequence ATGAGGAATTTTTATAGTACCCTTATCTTATTTGTATTTTTCATGTCTTGTGGAGATAAGCCAAAAGCAGAAAAGAATGTAGAGAAAAATGAAGGTGTAACTACACAACAAGTAGATACGGTAGTTAAAGAAAAGGAAGTTCCTAAGAAAATATTTAAGACTTTTGATAAATTGGCGGACACCACATTTGTTCGCTTGGCAGATTTTAGCGATGGTTTTGGTTATGAATTACGATATGCTACCAAAAATAATTTTCTTAAAGAAAAAGTCTACGATTGCCCGGAGTGCTATACACGTGTAATAACGGCAAAGGCATTATTAAAGGCGAATGAAGATTTCAAAAAAAGCGGCGTACGTATAAAATTCTTTGATTGTTACCGACCAAATTCGGTACAATACAAAATGTGGAAAATAGTACCTAATCCACAATATGTAGCCAATCCTAAAAAAGGCTCTATTCATAACAAGGGTGGTGCTGTAGATATTACTTTGGAGTCTTTAGATGGCGAAGAATTGGATATGGGAACCGATTTTGATTTTTTCGGAAAACGGGCTTACCATGATAATTTCGATTTACCAAAAGAGATATTGGAAAACAGAAAGCTCTTGAAAGAAACGATGGAGAAACATGGATTTTGGTCTACCAGAACAGAATGGTGGCATTATAATCTAGATGGCGCGCACAAATATCCAATAGCAAATTTTAAATGGGATTGTAATTAA
- a CDS encoding DUF5060 domain-containing protein, whose product MCSHRPMKFFVLSCALVFVFGSCTKKGSTKNYLLEGNLKKWQPITLTFNGPEVSEMDSINPFLDYSLLVNFSNKDTTYAVHGYFAADGDAANSSAEAGNKWQVKFSPGKTGKWDFTAYLMEGKNIAVKQFSLPKKNKSIWDIKGNFEVQPIDSTENGFYSKGMLVYNGTHYLKQSETGKPFLKNGVGSPENFLAYSEFDGTYDNGGPDTPTLEDGLHEYPSHVDDWKDNDPVWGFNNGKGIIGALNYLSNKGMNSLYFLVMNENGDGNDVWPWIAPKEQTRYDVSKLDQWETVFTHMDKLGMAMNVFTQETENDTVLNKGDLGLERKLFYKELVARFGHHLGIVWNLGEETNRSPEQLKNYADYIRKIDPYKHPIAVHNHVRVTGERREGRPLDPIKETFTPMLGYRNFEIPSLQMFDTTEVHKEVKKWLDLSVKKKRPWVVYLDEIGHWDIGVTTDTAANHNHNMVMHSSLWGSLMSGAAGTSWYFGGKDVPNNDISAEDFRARDAWWDISNNAKKFFEDHLPYETMQNHDELLSNDKAYCFAKKDEIYVVYLPKNENTDLAIGDGAFTIAFYDPKAGGMLFDKQNEGWKITKPNSVELSAYNGQKEKDWVIVIARK is encoded by the coding sequence ATGTGTTCCCACAGACCAATGAAGTTTTTTGTGCTTAGCTGTGCACTTGTTTTCGTGTTCGGTTCTTGTACAAAAAAAGGAAGTACTAAGAATTATCTGCTTGAAGGTAATTTAAAGAAATGGCAACCCATCACCTTAACATTCAACGGACCAGAAGTATCTGAAATGGATTCTATAAATCCGTTTTTGGACTATTCATTATTGGTTAACTTCTCAAATAAAGATACCACCTATGCAGTTCACGGGTATTTTGCTGCAGATGGCGATGCGGCCAACTCTAGTGCTGAAGCTGGAAATAAATGGCAAGTAAAATTTTCTCCCGGTAAAACTGGTAAATGGGATTTTACAGCTTATTTAATGGAAGGGAAAAATATTGCCGTCAAGCAATTTTCCCTACCTAAAAAGAATAAAAGTATTTGGGATATAAAAGGAAACTTTGAAGTGCAGCCTATAGATTCAACCGAAAATGGATTTTATAGTAAAGGGATGCTCGTCTATAACGGCACGCATTATCTGAAGCAAAGTGAAACAGGAAAACCTTTCTTAAAAAATGGAGTGGGTAGCCCTGAGAACTTTTTGGCCTATTCGGAATTTGATGGTACATATGATAATGGAGGTCCAGATACGCCAACATTAGAAGATGGCCTTCATGAATATCCATCACATGTTGATGATTGGAAGGATAATGATCCGGTATGGGGCTTTAATAATGGAAAAGGAATCATAGGAGCCCTTAATTATTTGTCTAACAAAGGAATGAATAGTCTTTATTTTCTGGTTATGAACGAAAATGGAGACGGAAATGATGTATGGCCTTGGATTGCGCCTAAAGAGCAAACAAGATATGATGTTAGTAAACTAGATCAATGGGAAACGGTTTTTACTCATATGGATAAACTGGGAATGGCCATGAACGTTTTCACTCAAGAAACGGAAAATGATACGGTTTTGAACAAGGGTGATTTAGGACTTGAACGGAAACTATTTTATAAAGAATTAGTAGCTCGTTTTGGTCATCATTTGGGTATAGTTTGGAATTTAGGGGAAGAAACCAATCGTAGCCCAGAGCAGTTAAAGAATTATGCAGATTACATTCGTAAGATAGACCCTTATAAACATCCTATAGCGGTTCATAATCATGTCCGTGTTACTGGTGAACGAAGAGAGGGTAGACCTCTAGACCCTATAAAAGAAACGTTCACACCTATGTTAGGGTACCGTAATTTTGAAATTCCTTCTTTACAAATGTTCGATACAACAGAAGTACATAAGGAAGTGAAGAAGTGGTTGGATTTATCTGTAAAGAAAAAAAGACCATGGGTAGTTTACCTTGATGAAATTGGTCATTGGGATATTGGAGTAACTACGGATACTGCCGCCAATCATAATCATAACATGGTAATGCACAGCAGTCTTTGGGGAAGCCTAATGTCCGGGGCGGCCGGTACTTCCTGGTATTTTGGTGGTAAAGATGTGCCCAATAATGATATCTCTGCAGAAGATTTTAGAGCGCGTGATGCTTGGTGGGATATCAGCAATAATGCGAAGAAGTTTTTTGAAGACCACTTGCCGTATGAAACAATGCAAAATCATGACGAGTTATTGAGTAACGATAAAGCGTACTGTTTTGCTAAAAAGGATGAAATTTACGTAGTGTATTTACCAAAGAATGAAAATACCGATCTTGCCATAGGCGATGGTGCTTTTACCATTGCTTTTTATGACCCTAAAGCAGGAGGAATGCTGTTTGATAAGCAAAATGAAGGTTGGAAAATCACCAAACCTAATAGTGTGGAATTATCAGCTTACAATGGGCAAAAAGAGAAAGATTGGGTAATTGTTATAGCAAGAAAGTAA
- a CDS encoding sugar phosphate isomerase/epimerase family protein, giving the protein MKKINVFIVAALFTVSLSAQEVGLQLYSLRNQFKTDVPGTLETIKGWGITKIEGGETYGLPLDEFKKLLKSNSLDVVSVGAKFGDLEKNAKQVVEDAKAYGAKYVMCAWVPHDDNKWDLEETQHASEVFNKAGKLLKENGITLAYHAHGYEFRPYEDGTLFDYMVKNATDYTFELDVFWAQHGGADPLALMKKYESKFTLLHLKDMEKGVKGNNTGQEDHETNVVLGQGQVDIAGIVAEAKELGIEYMFIEDESSSVVEQVPQSLEYLKSLEK; this is encoded by the coding sequence ATGAAAAAAATTAATGTTTTTATAGTAGCAGCTCTTTTTACGGTATCGCTATCGGCACAGGAAGTGGGTTTGCAGCTTTATAGTTTACGAAATCAGTTTAAGACAGATGTACCCGGAACACTTGAGACTATTAAAGGCTGGGGAATCACGAAAATTGAAGGAGGCGAAACTTACGGATTGCCGCTAGATGAATTCAAGAAATTATTGAAATCGAATAGTCTGGATGTGGTAAGTGTAGGAGCTAAGTTTGGCGATTTAGAGAAAAATGCAAAGCAAGTAGTGGAAGATGCAAAAGCATATGGCGCCAAGTATGTTATGTGTGCTTGGGTACCTCATGATGATAACAAATGGGACTTGGAAGAGACGCAACATGCTTCGGAAGTATTTAATAAGGCCGGCAAATTATTGAAGGAGAACGGTATTACTTTGGCATACCATGCACATGGTTATGAATTTCGTCCGTACGAAGATGGAACCTTATTCGATTATATGGTTAAAAACGCAACGGACTATACTTTTGAATTAGATGTTTTTTGGGCACAACACGGTGGAGCAGATCCATTGGCGTTGATGAAGAAATATGAGTCTAAATTCACCTTACTTCACTTGAAGGACATGGAAAAAGGAGTAAAAGGGAATAATACGGGACAAGAAGATCATGAAACTAACGTAGTTCTGGGTCAAGGTCAAGTAGATATTGCTGGTATTGTTGCCGAAGCTAAGGAATTGGGAATTGAGTATATGTTCATAGAAGATGAATCATCTAGTGTAGTTGAACAAGTACCTCAAAGCTTAGAATACTTAAAGAGCTTAGAAAAGTAA
- a CDS encoding gluconate 2-dehydrogenase subunit 3 family protein, which translates to MDRRKSIQTMILGAGASALAFHGCKTEGDEPVVPETTITTDTNYYGRTPKEMERVEKLNAEQLFNEHEMETIAVLSTVILPPKEPHGGPIEADVPAFIEFIGKDMPDMQNTLLGGLMWLDHRSNSDNEIEFKGASLEQQKQILDTICNQDLEIPLDNQPLEIQFFALMRNLVVTGYYTSKVGLADLGYKGNSPNVWDGVPDEVLKKHGVAYDPEWIAKCVDQSKRNDIAEWDEKGNLLT; encoded by the coding sequence ATGGATAGAAGAAAGAGTATACAGACCATGATTCTTGGAGCTGGTGCTTCGGCACTTGCCTTTCACGGATGTAAGACCGAAGGAGACGAACCTGTGGTGCCAGAAACTACCATTACTACAGATACCAATTATTATGGAAGGACGCCTAAAGAAATGGAGCGCGTAGAAAAATTGAATGCGGAGCAATTGTTCAATGAACATGAGATGGAAACTATTGCCGTTTTAAGCACAGTTATCCTTCCACCAAAAGAACCACACGGAGGCCCTATTGAAGCAGATGTTCCTGCATTTATTGAGTTTATTGGTAAGGATATGCCCGATATGCAGAATACGTTATTGGGAGGTCTAATGTGGTTGGATCACAGGTCTAATTCAGATAATGAAATAGAGTTTAAAGGCGCTAGCTTGGAACAACAGAAACAGATTTTGGATACCATCTGTAACCAAGATTTAGAGATACCTTTGGATAACCAACCTCTAGAAATCCAATTTTTTGCATTGATGCGTAATCTTGTTGTTACAGGTTACTACACATCAAAAGTGGGGCTTGCAGATTTGGGGTACAAAGGAAATTCGCCTAATGTTTGGGACGGTGTTCCAGATGAGGTTCTCAAAAAACATGGTGTAGCATATGATCCTGAATGGATTGCCAAATGTGTAGATCAAAGTAAGAGGAACGATATTGCTGAATGGGATGAGAAGGGAAATTTGTTAACATAG
- a CDS encoding GMC family oxidoreductase yields the protein MQIKENPEEYDVIIVGSGAGGGMATKQLADAGLKVAVVEAGPFFDPADPKTMTQLKNPYDSPRRGAGTTRAFGEWDMSYGDWEVDGEPYTHAEGTTFKWWRSRMLGGRTNHWGRISLRFGPKDFKGKTRDGHGEDWPIGYDDVKPYYDKVDKLIGVFGTNEGLENDPDGFFLPPPKPRLHELFYIKGAKKSGIPVIPGRLSMLTKRINNERGVCFYCGQCSRSCSVYADFSAGSCLIFPAQKNGGQVKIYVNAMVREVTTNAEGKATGVSYINKEDRKEYKLKAKVVVLAASACSSARILLNSKSKQHPNGLGNSSDLVGKYLHDSTGSSGMAFVPDLMDRDVSYNEDGVGGMHVYSPWWGDNKALGFPRGYHIEVWGGMGQPNYGFGFDQDSFNKLVGQPTGGYGDKLRDDVKRYYGALVGFGGRGEGLAVKENYCEIDPTTVDDYGIPVLKFNYKWSDIEVRQAKHMQDTFEEISHNMGGIYLNKPGKDKDYGLHAPGEIIHEVGTTRMGNDPKTSVTNKFNQLHDVDNVFIVDAGPFVSQADKNCTWTILALSWRASDYIIEQLKQQNL from the coding sequence ATGCAAATAAAGGAAAACCCTGAGGAGTACGACGTTATTATCGTAGGCTCCGGGGCAGGTGGAGGTATGGCTACAAAACAATTGGCAGATGCTGGTCTAAAAGTAGCCGTTGTAGAAGCAGGACCTTTCTTTGATCCTGCGGATCCGAAGACAATGACTCAATTAAAGAACCCTTACGATTCTCCACGTCGTGGGGCGGGTACCACGCGCGCTTTTGGTGAGTGGGACATGTCCTATGGTGACTGGGAGGTGGATGGTGAACCCTATACCCATGCAGAAGGCACAACCTTTAAATGGTGGCGTTCTAGAATGCTAGGTGGGCGTACGAACCACTGGGGAAGAATATCATTACGATTTGGACCAAAAGATTTTAAAGGAAAGACACGTGATGGTCATGGTGAGGATTGGCCAATAGGTTATGATGATGTAAAACCATATTACGATAAAGTAGATAAATTAATAGGGGTCTTTGGTACCAACGAAGGTCTAGAAAATGATCCGGACGGTTTTTTCCTTCCTCCTCCAAAACCAAGGCTGCACGAACTTTTTTATATAAAAGGAGCTAAAAAATCAGGTATTCCTGTAATTCCTGGTCGGCTTTCAATGCTTACCAAACGTATCAATAACGAGCGCGGGGTTTGCTTCTATTGCGGTCAATGTTCAAGGTCATGTTCTGTATATGCGGATTTCTCCGCTGGTAGTTGTTTGATTTTTCCTGCTCAGAAGAACGGAGGTCAAGTAAAGATTTACGTAAATGCTATGGTACGAGAGGTGACGACCAATGCAGAAGGTAAGGCAACTGGTGTTTCGTACATCAACAAAGAAGATAGAAAAGAGTACAAGCTAAAAGCTAAAGTAGTTGTGCTGGCAGCCTCGGCTTGTAGTTCGGCACGTATTCTTTTAAATAGTAAGAGTAAGCAGCATCCTAACGGTCTAGGAAACAGTAGTGACCTTGTTGGTAAATATTTACATGATTCTACAGGTAGTAGTGGTATGGCTTTCGTACCAGATTTAATGGATCGTGATGTTTCTTATAACGAAGATGGTGTAGGGGGTATGCACGTTTATTCACCTTGGTGGGGAGATAATAAAGCTTTAGGTTTTCCTAGAGGATACCATATTGAGGTTTGGGGCGGTATGGGGCAACCTAATTACGGCTTCGGTTTTGACCAGGACAGTTTCAATAAATTGGTGGGGCAACCAACCGGTGGTTATGGAGACAAACTACGTGATGACGTTAAGCGGTATTACGGAGCATTAGTAGGTTTTGGCGGTAGAGGAGAAGGTTTAGCGGTAAAGGAAAATTACTGTGAGATAGACCCGACTACAGTGGACGATTATGGTATTCCCGTTTTAAAGTTCAACTACAAATGGTCTGATATTGAAGTTCGCCAAGCGAAGCATATGCAGGATACTTTTGAAGAGATTTCCCATAACATGGGCGGAATCTATTTGAACAAACCTGGTAAGGATAAGGACTATGGTCTTCATGCTCCAGGAGAAATTATCCATGAGGTAGGAACTACCCGTATGGGTAATGACCCCAAAACTTCTGTAACCAACAAGTTCAACCAATTGCACGATGTGGACAATGTTTTTATAGTTGATGCAGGTCCTTTCGTTTCACAAGCGGACAAAAACTGTACTTGGACTATATTGGCACTTTCTTGGAGAGCATCTGACTATATTATTGAACAACTTAAACAACAAAACCTCTAA
- a CDS encoding thioredoxin domain-containing protein encodes MITHKYTNALAKETSPYLLQHAHNPVNWRAWSQEALEEAKKENKLLLVSIGYSSCHWCHVMEDETFENEEVAKIMNDNFINIKVDREERPDVDQVYMTALQLISGNGGWPLNVITLPNGKPLYGGTYHTKDQWTKVLTKISELYKNDPKKAEEYSDMVAAGIAEANLVEPAKDFDAITKDAVNTSVENWSQNWDLEEGGEKGVQKFMIPTNLDFLLSYADLAKDEKAKNHVKNTLDKMALGGVYDQIGGGFYRYSTDPFWKVPHFEKMLYDNAQVLSLYSKAYTIFKDDAYKDVVWETVDFLDREMKDENGGYHAALDADSEGEEGKFYVWKEEELKLVLEDGFELFSDYYTISKGAVWEHENYVLHRKRDDATFVKEHGIEQSKLNFIKSEWNKKLLEARSKRVRPRSDDKIITSWNALLINGLVDAYKAFGQDRFLEKAESVFSFIKSNSFQNVKLVHTYKKGSQRKEGFIEDYAFMIDASLQLYGVTLNKEYLNFAKELNKTVEQDFADDASGMYHYNEGNTLIAKIIKTDDGVIPSPNAVMANNLFQLGHLEYNTDYTKKSKLMLSAMVPVITESAPSYSKWNALLLNNTYPYFEIAVVGKDADILVKALNEIQLSNALIVGSKVESKAPLFKDRYVEDNTFIYVCQNTTCKLPVKTIKEALIQLKNF; translated from the coding sequence GTGATAACACATAAATACACGAATGCCCTAGCAAAAGAGACAAGTCCGTACTTGTTACAACATGCACATAACCCGGTTAATTGGAGGGCGTGGAGCCAAGAAGCATTAGAGGAAGCAAAAAAAGAAAACAAATTGTTGTTGGTGAGTATTGGTTATTCTTCATGCCATTGGTGCCATGTTATGGAAGATGAAACTTTTGAGAACGAGGAGGTCGCAAAAATCATGAACGATAACTTCATCAATATTAAAGTAGATCGTGAAGAACGTCCGGATGTTGATCAAGTGTATATGACTGCATTGCAATTAATTTCAGGAAATGGTGGGTGGCCTTTAAATGTCATTACATTACCCAACGGAAAACCTCTTTACGGGGGGACTTATCATACTAAAGATCAGTGGACAAAAGTACTGACCAAAATAAGCGAGCTATATAAAAATGACCCTAAAAAGGCAGAAGAATATTCGGACATGGTGGCAGCTGGAATTGCAGAGGCGAACCTAGTGGAACCTGCAAAAGATTTTGATGCTATAACCAAAGATGCCGTAAATACAAGTGTGGAAAATTGGAGTCAGAACTGGGATTTAGAAGAAGGTGGAGAAAAGGGCGTTCAGAAATTTATGATTCCCACCAATCTAGATTTTCTATTGAGTTATGCCGATTTAGCAAAAGACGAAAAAGCCAAGAATCATGTTAAAAACACGTTAGATAAAATGGCCTTGGGTGGTGTTTATGACCAGATAGGTGGTGGTTTCTATAGGTACAGTACAGATCCCTTTTGGAAAGTGCCACACTTTGAGAAAATGCTTTATGACAATGCCCAGGTATTAAGTTTGTATTCCAAAGCATATACTATTTTTAAAGATGATGCGTATAAAGATGTGGTTTGGGAAACTGTAGATTTTCTAGACAGGGAAATGAAAGATGAGAATGGAGGCTACCATGCCGCTTTGGATGCGGATAGTGAAGGGGAAGAGGGTAAATTCTATGTTTGGAAAGAAGAAGAGTTAAAGTTGGTTTTGGAAGATGGTTTTGAACTTTTTTCGGACTATTATACTATAAGTAAAGGAGCAGTTTGGGAGCATGAAAATTATGTTTTACACAGAAAGAGAGACGATGCTACGTTCGTAAAAGAGCACGGTATAGAGCAGAGTAAGCTAAATTTTATAAAATCCGAATGGAATAAAAAACTGTTAGAAGCAAGAAGTAAAAGAGTGCGCCCACGAAGTGATGATAAAATTATTACATCTTGGAATGCTCTTTTGATTAATGGACTGGTAGATGCTTATAAGGCTTTTGGTCAGGATAGATTTTTAGAAAAGGCAGAAAGTGTTTTTTCTTTTATAAAATCCAATTCTTTCCAAAACGTAAAGCTTGTACATACTTATAAAAAAGGAAGTCAGCGTAAAGAAGGTTTTATTGAGGATTATGCTTTCATGATAGATGCTTCGCTTCAGCTTTATGGAGTCACTTTAAATAAGGAATACCTCAATTTTGCCAAGGAATTAAATAAGACCGTAGAACAAGATTTCGCAGATGACGCATCTGGTATGTACCATTATAATGAAGGAAATACTCTCATCGCCAAAATAATAAAAACGGATGATGGTGTAATTCCTTCACCCAATGCTGTCATGGCAAATAATCTTTTTCAATTGGGACATTTGGAGTATAATACGGATTACACCAAAAAGTCAAAGCTGATGTTATCTGCAATGGTGCCAGTAATTACTGAAAGTGCACCTAGTTATTCAAAATGGAATGCACTTTTGTTGAACAATACTTATCCGTATTTTGAAATTGCAGTAGTGGGCAAAGACGCAGATATTTTGGTGAAAGCTCTAAATGAAATTCAATTGTCAAATGCTTTAATAGTAGGAAGTAAGGTAGAGAGTAAAGCGCCTCTTTTTAAAGATCGGTATGTGGAGGATAATACATTTATCTATGTTTGTCAGAATACCACATGTAAATTACCGGTAAAGACTATAAAAGAAGCTCTTATACAATTAAAAAACTTCTAG